In the genome of Aureimonas sp. OT7, one region contains:
- the tesB gene encoding acyl-CoA thioesterase II encodes MHDSVATLLSTLDLEPLEENLFRGRSPDIGWQRVFGGQVVAQALVAAQRSVEPGRPVHSLHGYFIRPGDPKRPIVYEVSRLRDGGSFSTRVVTGVQHGQAIFTLSASFQRAEEGLSHQVPMPAVPGPEEVPYKELNRLILSDAPESVKRYWQRPRPVEFRPVSLDHYLTANKLPPHQNIWVRLVDDIGDEPALNAAVLAYLSDMTLLDTSLFAHGLSVFDRRIQAASLDHAMWFHRPVRVSEWMLYTQDSPSSSGGRGLTRGSLFTTDGVLVASVAQEGLIRPIKQQTA; translated from the coding sequence ATGCACGATTCGGTGGCGACCCTGCTTTCGACGCTCGACCTCGAGCCGCTCGAGGAAAACCTGTTCCGGGGCCGCAGTCCCGATATCGGCTGGCAGCGGGTATTCGGCGGCCAGGTCGTGGCGCAGGCGCTGGTGGCCGCACAGCGCAGCGTGGAACCCGGACGCCCGGTCCACTCGCTGCACGGGTACTTCATCCGCCCGGGCGATCCGAAACGCCCCATCGTCTACGAAGTCTCGCGCCTGCGGGACGGCGGCTCGTTTTCGACCCGCGTGGTGACCGGTGTCCAGCATGGTCAAGCCATCTTCACCTTGTCCGCGTCCTTCCAACGGGCAGAGGAGGGGCTGTCGCACCAGGTGCCGATGCCGGCCGTGCCGGGCCCCGAAGAGGTTCCGTACAAGGAACTGAACCGGCTTATTCTCTCGGACGCGCCGGAATCGGTGAAGCGCTACTGGCAGCGCCCGCGCCCGGTGGAATTCCGGCCGGTTTCGCTGGACCACTATCTGACCGCCAACAAGCTGCCGCCGCACCAGAACATCTGGGTGCGGCTGGTCGACGACATTGGCGACGAACCCGCTCTCAACGCAGCCGTCCTGGCGTACCTGTCGGATATGACCCTTCTCGATACCTCCCTGTTCGCCCATGGGCTTTCGGTCTTCGACCGGCGCATACAGGCCGCCAGCCTGGATCATGCAATGTGGTTCCACCGGCCTGTCCGCGTATCGGAGTGGATGCTGTACACACAGGATTCCCCGTCATCGTCCGGCGGGCGCGGCCTGACACGCGGCTCGCTGTTCACGACGGATGGCGTGCTGGTGGCTTCGGTGGCCCAGGAAGGGCTGATCCGGCCAATAAAGCAGCAAACTGCATAA